In Hemibagrus wyckioides isolate EC202008001 linkage group LG12, SWU_Hwy_1.0, whole genome shotgun sequence, the genomic stretch CTAATTCACCCACACCGCTCTGTCAAGGTCTGTTCAACTATGCAGGCTCCAGTACTCCAACAGATCCCACTGTGCACTCCAACACCTCCTCCCCATCTCCACCAAGTATAGGGATGCCCTACCCTCACCCAGCTGCCCAACCCAGCTCCCGTCCTGTTCCGCAACAAATCACCTTCACCACAGCCAGCTTTGCTGCCACCAAGTTTGGCTCCACCAAGATGAAGAAATGTATGGGATCTGGTGTGGTGGGTGGATCTGGCACTGTTGGTGCACCTCAGCAGAGGATGCTGAGTCGTTCCCCCACCTCAGTGCCCTCCATTTCACCCCCTGGACTGGTGAAGCACAAgcccctgtctctctccatgCACTCCCTGGCTGGTCCAGTCTCCAGCCAGCTCTCCCCTAATGCCAAAGAGTTTGTCTACCCTGCCTCCCAAGGGCCTCTTTGTTTTGAAGCTGAGGCTCCACACCTGACACATGCTGGTCCATTCCAGGCCCAGCTTCCAGGCCCTGCTCATCCACATGCCACCTTTGATCCATTCTCTAGCCCACCACCACCAGGCCATGCTATGAGTGTCATgggaggcggcagtggaatttccTTCATGGAGGGTCTGGGGGGCTACAACCTGCAGTACTCCAGCCAAGCTTTCCAACCTGTAGTATTGGCCAACTAAATGTTGAAAAAGCTTAAGTCTTctgggaatttttttaaattattttttttttttccaccagttGTTACTAATACATAAAGTTAAGATGGTGTTATGACTACTAAAACCACTTGTGATTTATGTTTCCCCCCTCCATAGATTTCTGTTCATATTCAAGGGtaattcttttcctttctcccAAGCTAATGGGAAATATCCGGCCTCCTGCTGCACAAATGTTTTGCATTGAATGCTAATTTGATCTGGGTGTTTCTCACCAAGGTATAGTTCACTGTAGCCTGGTGGAGCAGCATGAGCTTATTCCAGTACAGCTCCTTTCATGCTGTGAAAGAGCTTCGTGCTTCAGGTTGAGATCATAGAGAGCGAATGCTTTGGAAGGTTCAGGAAAGTGGTGTTtgggaggggttttttttgtgcagaCACAAATCTTgcactgttttatttctttctgtggTTTATGAGTAAAGAGTCAGGACACAATGCACACTATGGGTATCAGGTCTAGTTTTAGAGAAGTCAAATGGGGTAATGCTTTAAAGCTGTGATGCTGTTCAGGAAGGCTGTGTCTTTATATCTAAAAGCCATAATATGGTTCAGTGCTGGTGGAGgtagagggggggggggtccgTGGACAAGTTTAAAGGCAGTGGCAAGATGACTGTTAACGTGGTGGTGTTGAGCTCCTGTAGGAATACAGAAACCAGTGGTGCGTGAAGGTACGAGGGCAGAACTGGAGAGGATGGGGAAGCAGGGTAGCAGAAAGGCTGGTGATAAATGATGTGGCTTTGGGGAGGAAGGAACGATGGGAATGTGCACATGGGCAGCTATAACCTTTAGTGGTAGCTGAGGATCGCTGAGCTTGGTGTCCTTCAGAGTTTGGAACTATGAATGTGAATCTCTTCGTTCTCTTCATTCTCATCCAAGGTGTAGACATTTTACATATTAGACACGAAGGTCCTGGAACGTCTTACGAGAACGGATGCTTTCTGCATTGTTACTTTTTAATAGCCTGTCCGTCCATCCACAATCGAACTCTTGATCAAGATGTTCAAGGAAAATTTGCAAGATTTCTCCATAGAGATCTCCTGAAGCTCTAACAACCAGACCGTCCATACCGTGTTCCTCatatcacaacatcagtgcatTTCCTGTCCACCATTTTGGGTGGATGAGCTTATTTTTGGTGGGAAGGGTCCAGAGGTTTGTCATTATGGTTGGTTTAAACTGGATGTATATTTTTACATTCgtttgtaatttatttacaatttttctATCTATTGTTTTTCCTGTGCGTTTTTTCAAGAGAGAATCTAAAGGCATTTGTAAAAGAGattctatacagtatatactgcgACCTGTATATAGATTTCTTATGTTGAGATCCTTTATTTAGTTTCTTATGTGATGAGGTTATTTTTCCAGAAATAACTATAATTGATGAaagattttaattatttatatatatatattttatatatatataaataaataaaataaaaatttcataTTATGCAAGTTGAAACGAATAAAGTGTGTTTAACAAAATATTGTGTATCGTACCTATTCTATGGAAATCATTGGAAGATGGGCGCCCCCCCATCTTGGTCTttgtctctcttcatctctctctttcttcacgtcagtcactctgtctctttttctctgtctgtttctcttcatcagtgactctctctct encodes the following:
- the LOC131362903 gene encoding protein Tob2 codes for the protein MHLEVKVALNFIVSYLYNKLPRRRADLFGEELERILMSRFEGHWYPEAPLRGSAFRCLHLGVPGDPVVDLAARRSGLDMEEVRANVPPELSIWIDPYEVSYQIGEKGAVKVLYMEDPPGLGGEAEEPECLGGLCKGEMELEDGKSLGFNPDAQVFVPIGGQVSPVMLPSLSNSPTPLCQGLFNYAGSSTPTDPTVHSNTSSPSPPSIGMPYPHPAAQPSSRPVPQQITFTTASFAATKFGSTKMKKCMGSGVVGGSGTVGAPQQRMLSRSPTSVPSISPPGLVKHKPLSLSMHSLAGPVSSQLSPNAKEFVYPASQGPLCFEAEAPHLTHAGPFQAQLPGPAHPHATFDPFSSPPPPGHAMSVMGGGSGISFMEGLGGYNLQYSSQAFQPVVLAN